One Archangium violaceum genomic window, GCTCGCGCGCGACGTGGACGAGCGCTACCAGTACGCCAACGAGCTGGGCGACGACCTGCAGCGCTTCCTGCTCACCTCGGAGTCCATCTTCGGCCGCAAGGACCTCATGCAGTACATGAAGTCCACCTTCGCCGAGGACGTGGAGCGCGAGAAGCAGCGGCTGCTGGAGTACTCGGACATCAAGCCCCCCGAGGGCATGCTGGCCGCCATCGAGATGGGCTTCAGTGGGAGCTCGTCGGCGCCGCAACCGGCCACCCCGTCGTTGACGGGCCAGCCCGCGGTGTCGGCTCCGATGCCCGCCACGCCGTCCCTGGCGGGCGTCCGCCGCTCCCCCACGCTCGGCGCCATGCCCGCGCCCAAGGTGACGCCCACGCCCGTGGCGCCGCCCCCGCCGGAGGAGGAGTCCGGTGCCACGCAGGTGGTGAGCAGCTCCGAGTACTTCGACGAGCCGACCACCCAGCCCGGGCTCGTGGGCCCCGGCCGCATGGTGACGCCGGTGGAGGTGCCGCGCGCGCCCATCATCGACGAGCAGCCGCCGCAGCGTGTCTCCAACGTGCGGATGCCTCCGGTGATGTCGCCTCCGCCGAGGCCTCCGACGCTCACGTCGGTGCCCTCCGCCGAGAGCACCACCGTGGCCCGGCAGGGCCGTAACACGATGGACGGGATTCCGCGCGTTCGCTCGGAGCCTCCGGTCTCCGACTCGTCGGTGGGCATGCCGTCCAGGCCCTCGCAGTCCATGCCCGTGGCCGCCCCCAGGCCGTCCCAGCAGGTCCCTGTGGCGCCTCCGCCCATCAGGGAGGAGGACCTGGAGCAGGAGGAGGATCCGCTCGCGCTCACCCCCGCCACGCCGCTGCGCCAGGCCGCCGCCGCGCGGGCCGCCGCGGCCCAGGCTCCGGCCCCGGCCCCGACTCCGGCCCCGACGACCAAGACATCCAACCGCATGCCTCTCGTCGCGGGGCTCGCCGCCCTGGCGATCCTGATGATCGCGGGTGTGGCGGGCTTCGTCATGACGCGGCCGGAGCCCACCGGCTTCATCCTGATGCACCTGCCTCAGGAGGTGCGTGGCCCGGTCCGGGTGAATGTCAGCGGCCAGGACTTGAAGGACGTGCCCAAGAGCGGTCCCATCCTCCAGTCGGTGAAGGCCGGCCCCGCCGTGGTGCTGGTGAGCGCCGAGGGTTACAAGCCCTTCACCCAGACGGTGGTGATCTCCGAGGGCATGACGCCCACGCCGGTGGAGGTGAAGCTCGAGCGCGAGGTGCGGATGGGGCGCGTGGTGATTGTCACCCAGCCCGCCGACGCCGAGCTGACGGTGGGTGGCAAGGTGGTGCGCGAGAAGGGCAACAGCTCGACCTACATTGGCGAGCTGACGGCGGACGAGGAGGTCCTGGTGGCCGCCAGCGCCCCGGGCTTCAAGCCAGCCCAGCAGCGCATCACCCCGGCCGCGGGTGACAAGGCCCTGGACGTGCAGCTCAAGCTCGAGCCGGACGGTTTCGATGTGGAAGTGCTGTCCACGCCCTCGGGGGCCACCATCGTCGCGGGGGGCCAGGAGTGGGGCACCACCCCGAAGCGGGTGCGCCTGCCGCTGAACGTGAAACAGGTGGCCCTGCGCCTGCGTTGCCATGATGATGTGAACGTCGATGTGACTCCCGCTGGGGGGGTCGCCGCCCAGGTGAAGGCGCGGCTCAAGAAGCAGCGCGGCTGCAAGTAGCCTGGCAATCAGACAGATGCCCACCCGGCCGGGGTGGGCGCGAGCGCCCCGGGAAGGGGCCGGAGGGGTGTGTCCGTGACCAAGTCACGCAAGGTGGATGCAGCGGATCCGCTCGCGGATCTACCCGGGTGGGCTCGGAAGCTGGCCCAGAAGTACTACACGAAGACCGTCAGCACGTTCCTCCTCTACGGAGCGGTGAGGGACCTCCAGCCCACCACCCAGGAGGATGGCAGCCGGGGGTTCGGCCCCCTGCGCACCTTCCTCTCCGAGGAGCTCTTCGGCGGGCGCGACCACGTCCTCTTCTACGATCGCTCGTCCGGCGTGCGCTCCGCCTCTCCGGAGACGCAGAAGGAGCTGCAGCGGACGATGGCCGGCTATGACGCGCTCTACGGCACGGACTACGCCAAGAGCCTGCCGAGGGATCCGGCCCGGGCGCTGCAGATTCTGGAGAACTTCCTGCGGATGCGCGTGAGCGAGGGCAAGTCGCTGGCGCTCATCATCGACTTCGCGGAGACGCTGGTGCCGGGCGGGGAGATGAGCCACCTGTCCGCCGAGGACCGCTTCGTGCTGGCCACGCTGGAGAAGTGGGCGCACGACCCGCAGTTCCTCGCGGGCGACGTGTCCGTGGTGCTGCTGGCGGAGAACCTGGCGGACATGTCCCAGCGCCTGACGCGCAACCCCTACGTGGCGCCCATCGAGCTGCCGCTGCCCACGGAGGAGGAGCGGCTCGAGTACGTGCGCTACAAGCTGGAGGGCAAGAAGCTGGCGGCGGTGTCGGACGTGCCGCTGGCGGGCCTGGCGAAGATGACGGCGGGCCTGTCGCGCATCAACCTGGACCGCGTGCTCACCGAGGCCCTCGAGCATGGCGTGCGCATCACCTCCGACCTCCTCAAGGAGAAGAAGAAGGAGCTCATCCAGGCCGAGTGCCACGGGTTGCTCGAGTTCATCGAGCCGGTGCACACGCTGGACGCGGTGGCGGGCCACGCCAAGGCCAAGGAGATGCTGCGCAACGCGGCCAACGCGTTGAAGAAGGGGCGCATCGAGGTGATGCCCATGGGCTACCTCGTGAGCGGCCCGGTGGGCACGGGCAAGACGTTCCTCGTGTCCTGCTTCGCGGGAGAGATTGGCATTCCGGTGGTGAAGTTCCTCAACTTCCGCAGCCAGTGGCAGGGCGTCACCGAGGCCAACCTGGAGAAGATCTTCAACCTGCTCAAGGCGCTCTGGCCGGTGGCGGTGATGGTGGACGAGGCGGACACGTTCCTGGGCAACCGCGACTCGGGCGGGGACTCGGGGACGAGCAGCCGCGTGTTCGGCTCCATCGCCTCGTTCATGGGCAACACGGTGTACCGCGGGAAGATCGTCTGGTTCCTGATGACGGCGCGGCCGGACCTGCTGCCCATCGACCTCAAGCGCCAGGGCCGTGCCGAGGAACACCTCGCGCTCTTCTATCCGGAGACGGAAGAGGAGCGGGAGGAGCTCTTCAAGGTGATGCAGAAGAAGACGGGCCTGAAGCTGGAGGTGCCGTCCATCTCCGAGCTGATTCCGACGGGGACGCGCCAGCTGAGCGGCGCGGACATGGAGGCGGTGCTGGTGCGCACGCGCTTCCGTGCGCTGGCCCAGGGGCGCGAGCAGGCCACGGTGGAGGACCTCAAGGCTGTCTTCGAGGACTTCGTGCCGCCGAGCTACCCGCTGGAGATCGAGCTGCAGAACCTGGTGGCGGTGCAGGAGTGCACCAGCCGCGAGCTGTTGCCCGAGAGCTTCCGCCGGCTGGACCGCGACCACATCACCCGGCGCGTGCGCGAGCTGAAGCTGCTGCTCGAGCAGGGGTGAGTGGCTGGCGCTGGCTCATGCGCGCCAGGAGCGGGCGTCCGCGCCGCTGGTGCGCCGCAGCGCGGCCGTGAGCCAGAGGACGCCGGTCAGCGTTGGACGCCGGACGAGGGCCAGGACTCGGAACCAGACCCGTCCGGAGCTGTCGACCCACGAAATCCGCGGTGCGCGGGACAGATCCAACCGCAGGTCCCCGGGCAACCGCCGCCACGAGCCCAGGGACAGCGGCCCCACGCGGCGGCGTATCTGGACTCCGTCCGGCTCGACCCGCAGCTCCCAGTGGGAGAAGGCGTACAGGCTGGTGAAGAGCGCCACCGCGGCGGCGAGCATGCCCGTTGCCGCCGCGAACAGCTGGCCTCCCGGCCCGGACGACATGAGCGCGAGCGCCACCACGGGCAGCACCACCAGCAGTCCGGACATCAGGAACAGCATCGCGAAGGGGCCCCATCCGGCGGGCACCCGGCACCGCCCATCGGGCTCCACCTCCACGCCGCTATCCGGTGGGGGTCGAGGCGGAAGCTCCGCGTCCGTCGCGGAGAACGTGGCCGCGCCCCACCGCTCACGCACGACCTCCACGTTCCCACCACCGCCCGCTCCCATTCGCACCGGGCCGAACAACGGCGAGAAGAGCCAGACGGAGTACTGCTCCGCGTGCACCCCGTTGGACAGGGGCCGCAGCTCCACCTCCACCCGGGCGGGGCCCCGCGCCGGCATGAACACCTGCTCGCCGGTGGACATCACCTGTCCGATGAGCTTCCCGCCCTCGTTCCGCCACAGCAGCAGTCCGCGGCGGCCCAGCTCGGCCACGGCCACCATCAGCACGGCGAAGGACAGGGACAGCCCCGCCAGCCCGATGAAGAACAGTCGCTTCTGCTGCGAGCCGTCCCCCGGCAGCACCCGCGCCAGCAGGAACACGCCGAGTCCACCCGCTCCGAGCGCCGCCACATAGCAGATGGCCGCCAGGGCTCGCGAAGGAGGAGGGGGCGTCAGAACCATGAGCGGATCCTCTCCGTCACCGACGGCGACAGTTTGGCCGAGCGCTTGTACGTCATCGTCTTGCCGTCGTTGTAGGCGTCCACGAGCATCTCCACGCGGAGCTCCGTATACAGCACCTGCTTCCGCTGACCTGGAGGCTGGGGCACGGTGATGGTGATCTCCGTCACCCGGTTGCCCTCCAGCTTGAGGGACGCGCTGCGCTCGTCGAGCAGGCGGTTGCGCCAGTGCTGGTACCCGCCCAGGTCCCACGCGGCGCCAATGGTCATGCGCACCTGCGAGCACGTCAGCACCATCGATGGCTTGATGACGATCTGATGCCGCTCCTCGCTGAAGCTGCCCTCGAACTCGACGAGGGCGAGTGCGTCCTTGAGTCCCTCGAGCTGCCTGGTGGGGTTGTTCTTCCACTCGCGGAACTCACTGGCGGGGTCATCGCCATCGTTGCCGAAGCGGTTGTTGAGCACCCAGAGCTGGAGCGCGGTGTCATCGAAGTTGCCGAACACCGAGGCGAGGGCCGCTCCCAGGGACACGATGGCCCCGGCCAGCAGCACCACCACGCCGACGCCCGTCCAGGAGGTGCCCGCGCCGAAGACGATGAGCGAGGCGCCGACCGCCGCCGCCGCGCCTCCCGCCGCGCCCGCCCCGTAGAGCAGGGCCGCGTCGTAGTCACCCTTGGAGGCGCGGTCCCAGGCGTCCATGCTGCCGGTGACGGCGTCGCACACGCCGGTGATGATCGCCAGCACCGAGGCCTCGGTGCCCGCGCCGGCCACGCGCATCCACTTGCGCGCCGTGAGCACGGTGGTCACGGACTTGAACTGCTCCAGCATGGCCGCGACCGCTCCCACCGCGGAGAGGATCTCCTTGGTGCCCTGCTTCTTGCTCAGCTCGTTGAGCGCGAGCGCCAGGTTGATGGCCTCGAAGGCCTTGTTCAGGAAACCGCTGATGCGCTGGGCGTTGGGGGTCTCGTTGAGGCGGATGTGCTCGGGCGTCAGCACGGTGATGGTGAACGTCTGCCGGACGCGCACGATGGTCGTCGTCTCGTAGAGGTTCACCTTCTTGCGCAGCAGGTCCACCGAGATGCCCCGCACGCGCTGGATGATGAGGTGCTCGATGTACCCCAGCGCCTCTTCCTGCTTCCACCGGACGATCGTCGGTGCGAACTCGGCGAGCCACTTCCAGAAGGCACCATTGGCCTCCTTCATGATCTTGAAGACGCCGGTCAGCAGGGCCGAGGGATCGCTCTTCTCCGCCTTCTTGAGCTCCTGGAGGATGAAGGTGCGGCCCACGTTGGACTCGTTGAAGGCCTCGGTGAGGTCCGCGTAGCACTGGGCCCGATCCTCGTCCGCGAGCGTGTCGAACTGGCGCTTGAAGGACTGGATGAGCATCAGGTTCACCAGCTCGCGGCACTTGGACTCGTAGGCCTCGCGTTGGGGCTGGGCCTCCTTCTCGTAGTCCTCCTGGAACTTCTCGAGCCGGGCCTTGTTGGCACGGCTGCCGTAGGCATCCGCGT contains:
- a CDS encoding serine/threonine protein kinase is translated as MTTTQPKRQPIPFGKYLLLDRINIGGMAEVWRGKMFGAGGFERLVAIKRILPNIAEDDEFITMFIDEAKISVQLNHANIAQIYELGQISNSYFIAMEYIPGKDMRAIFDRCRKKGEPAPVPLVAFVVSKMCEGLDYAHRKKDNMGRDLNIVHRDISPQNVLISFDGEVKVIDFGIAKAAGKATKTQAGILKGKFGYMSPEQIRGLPLDRRSDIFAIGVCLYEMLTGERLFVGDSDFSVLEKVRKAEVAPPSTYNRRIPETLEKIVLKALARDVDERYQYANELGDDLQRFLLTSESIFGRKDLMQYMKSTFAEDVEREKQRLLEYSDIKPPEGMLAAIEMGFSGSSSAPQPATPSLTGQPAVSAPMPATPSLAGVRRSPTLGAMPAPKVTPTPVAPPPPEEESGATQVVSSSEYFDEPTTQPGLVGPGRMVTPVEVPRAPIIDEQPPQRVSNVRMPPVMSPPPRPPTLTSVPSAESTTVARQGRNTMDGIPRVRSEPPVSDSSVGMPSRPSQSMPVAAPRPSQQVPVAPPPIREEDLEQEEDPLALTPATPLRQAAAARAAAAQAPAPAPTPAPTTKTSNRMPLVAGLAALAILMIAGVAGFVMTRPEPTGFILMHLPQEVRGPVRVNVSGQDLKDVPKSGPILQSVKAGPAVVLVSAEGYKPFTQTVVISEGMTPTPVEVKLEREVRMGRVVIVTQPADAELTVGGKVVREKGNSSTYIGELTADEEVLVAASAPGFKPAQQRITPAAGDKALDVQLKLEPDGFDVEVLSTPSGATIVAGGQEWGTTPKRVRLPLNVKQVALRLRCHDDVNVDVTPAGGVAAQVKARLKKQRGCK
- a CDS encoding ATP-binding protein, which encodes MTKSRKVDAADPLADLPGWARKLAQKYYTKTVSTFLLYGAVRDLQPTTQEDGSRGFGPLRTFLSEELFGGRDHVLFYDRSSGVRSASPETQKELQRTMAGYDALYGTDYAKSLPRDPARALQILENFLRMRVSEGKSLALIIDFAETLVPGGEMSHLSAEDRFVLATLEKWAHDPQFLAGDVSVVLLAENLADMSQRLTRNPYVAPIELPLPTEEERLEYVRYKLEGKKLAAVSDVPLAGLAKMTAGLSRINLDRVLTEALEHGVRITSDLLKEKKKELIQAECHGLLEFIEPVHTLDAVAGHAKAKEMLRNAANALKKGRIEVMPMGYLVSGPVGTGKTFLVSCFAGEIGIPVVKFLNFRSQWQGVTEANLEKIFNLLKALWPVAVMVDEADTFLGNRDSGGDSGTSSRVFGSIASFMGNTVYRGKIVWFLMTARPDLLPIDLKRQGRAEEHLALFYPETEEEREELFKVMQKKTGLKLEVPSISELIPTGTRQLSGADMEAVLVRTRFRALAQGREQATVEDLKAVFEDFVPPSYPLEIELQNLVAVQECTSRELLPESFRRLDRDHITRRVRELKLLLEQG
- a CDS encoding LysM peptidoglycan-binding domain-containing protein gives rise to the protein MPKTHKVQQGDTLTSIAEKYGFVDDWQALYQAPENAALRKKRPNPMLIYPGDEVAIPARPPTRVQGVTGGPQKFQRQPADGLGLIKRARQLSAEYIRLRDKYMTWVSDKERASWFSIAEWTRSLVSQDADAYGSRANKARLEKFQEDYEKEAQPQREAYESKCRELVNLMLIQSFKRQFDTLADEDRAQCYADLTEAFNESNVGRTFILQELKKAEKSDPSALLTGVFKIMKEANGAFWKWLAEFAPTIVRWKQEEALGYIEHLIIQRVRGISVDLLRKKVNLYETTTIVRVRQTFTITVLTPEHIRLNETPNAQRISGFLNKAFEAINLALALNELSKKQGTKEILSAVGAVAAMLEQFKSVTTVLTARKWMRVAGAGTEASVLAIITGVCDAVTGSMDAWDRASKGDYDAALLYGAGAAGGAAAAVGASLIVFGAGTSWTGVGVVVLLAGAIVSLGAALASVFGNFDDTALQLWVLNNRFGNDGDDPASEFREWKNNPTRQLEGLKDALALVEFEGSFSEERHQIVIKPSMVLTCSQVRMTIGAAWDLGGYQHWRNRLLDERSASLKLEGNRVTEITITVPQPPGQRKQVLYTELRVEMLVDAYNDGKTMTYKRSAKLSPSVTERIRSWF